Proteins encoded together in one Thamnophis elegans isolate rThaEle1 chromosome 10, rThaEle1.pri, whole genome shotgun sequence window:
- the ARL3 gene encoding ADP-ribosylation factor-like protein 3 → MGLLSILRKLKSAPDQEVRILLLGLDNAGKTTLLKQLASEDITHITPTQGFNIKSVQAQGFKLNVWDIGGQRKIRPYWRNYFENTDILIYVIDSADRKRFEETGQELAELVDEEKLSGVPVLIFANKQDLLTAAPAAEIAEGLNLHTIRDRVWQIQSCSALTGEGVSDGMNWVCRNVNAKKK, encoded by the exons ATG GGCTTACTATCAATTCTGCGTAAATTGAAGAGTGCACCAGACCAGGAGGTTAGGATCCTGCTCCTGGGATTGGATAATGCAGGCAAAACCACACTTTTGAAACAACTGGCATCTGAAGATATCACCCATATCACTCCAACCCAG GGTTTTAACATTAAAAGTGTGCAAGCCCAAGGTTTCAAGTTGAATGTGTGGGATATTGGTGGACAAAGGAAAATCAGGCCATATTGGAGAAATTATTTTGAGAACACTGATATCTTG ATTTATGTCATTGATAGTGCTGATAGAAAAAGATTTGAAGAAACTGGTCAA GAACTAGCAGAGCTGGTGGATGAAGAAAAGCTAAGTGGCGTTCCAGTACTCATATTTGCAAACAAACAAGATTTACTGACGGCAGCCCCCGCTGCAGAAATTGCAGAGGGTCTGAACTTGCACACAATCCGGGATCGAGTCTGGCAGATTCAGTCTTGTTCAGCCCTGACAGGAGAGGGCGTGTCG